One Tolypothrix bouteillei VB521301 DNA window includes the following coding sequences:
- a CDS encoding calcium-binding protein has translation MTVIDGTSGNDTLYGTEFADSIYAYGGDDTVYAYAGDDTVYAGAGNDYIDGLDGNDTIYGEAGNDTLLGYNGNDFLSGGSGNDTIYGEAGDDTIVGGYGQDTLWGGAGADKFVFNNLYEGIDVIKDFEWTEGDKILVSEAGFGAWSNNDFSYDSSTGGLFFLNVQFATIENKPAAFSTNLDIQLV, from the coding sequence ATGACTGTCATTGACGGTACTTCTGGAAACGATACACTTTACGGGACTGAATTTGCGGATAGCATCTACGCTTACGGAGGGGATGATACTGTTTACGCTTATGCGGGAGACGATACCGTTTACGCTGGTGCTGGCAACGATTACATTGACGGATTAGATGGCAACGACACCATTTATGGTGAAGCTGGTAACGATACGTTACTAGGTTACAACGGTAATGACTTCCTCAGTGGTGGTAGTGGGAATGACACCATTTATGGTGAAGCAGGCGATGACACCATAGTTGGCGGTTATGGCCAAGATACACTCTGGGGAGGTGCTGGAGCAGATAAATTTGTCTTCAACAACTTGTATGAAGGCATTGACGTTATCAAAGACTTCGAGTGGACTGAAGGAGACAAAATTCTGGTTTCCGAGGCTGGATTTGGTGCTTGGTCTAATAACGACTTTAGCTATGACAGCTCAACTGGTGGTTTGTTCTTCCTTAATGTTCAGTTTGCCACGATTGAAAACAAACCTGCTGCTTTCTCTACCAATCTTGATATTCAACTCGTCTAA
- a CDS encoding DUF1823 family protein, with product MSNLPSLTTETIWAILNEEIDDATVNQLVWHFLGYRYDSSTKQWDNTQVTPEWRDEYPEPPNFIESRPATVKLTRSIPPENKQLLKEKLGFKGYKIGEFGPRQTRRATAANWLLSFMQQTS from the coding sequence ATGTCTAATTTGCCATCTCTGACAACAGAAACTATTTGGGCAATTCTCAACGAAGAAATTGATGACGCTACAGTCAATCAGTTAGTCTGGCACTTTTTGGGCTATCGCTATGACTCGTCAACCAAACAGTGGGATAACACACAAGTTACACCCGAGTGGCGGGATGAGTATCCCGAACCACCTAATTTTATTGAAAGTCGCCCTGCAACAGTCAAGCTGACTCGTTCGATTCCACCAGAGAACAAACAACTCTTAAAGGAAAAACTAGGCTTTAAAGGTTATAAAATTGGAGAGTTTGGACCCCGACAAACTCGCAGAGCAACGGCTGCAAACTGGTTGCTAAGTTTTATGCAGCAGACATCTTAA
- a CDS encoding proton extrusion protein PcxA, translating into MKDYFLKKKTVVFKEKIQEHLQFIYRWLTGTPERALVEAYRAAQTIRNLEVEHFAGKKISSATGNYSETAMSYWQVQLEKNLIIIKLRLTEFQIGNSVLNTSNASFLEKLQFIDEILDQYTYRQEKPTQASDRNIVLKPQNSLEVSNVIENPITSSQGTEMRVESAFNKSGLLPRTIGRTFSRIQEDFSPEAEAKFVRNFRISQNRTRMAVRFLLLLVIIPMLTQHFSKPLIEPIIARVRGETPNQIFLNSEMEEEAFKELKNFEKKLQFQHFISQAPPISPESIEHQVKEKAHELVEEFQAKTNSAISNIFADLLALIAFALVIVTSQKEILVVKAFLDNIIYGLSDSAKAFLIILFTDTFVGFHSPHGWEVILDSFAKHLGLPANQSLISLFIATFPVILDTIFKYWIFRYLSRLSPSALATYKDMNE; encoded by the coding sequence ATGAAAGATTATTTTTTGAAGAAAAAGACAGTGGTTTTTAAAGAAAAAATTCAAGAACATTTGCAATTTATCTACCGATGGCTGACAGGTACACCAGAAAGAGCACTTGTAGAAGCTTATCGGGCGGCTCAAACCATAAGAAATCTTGAAGTCGAACACTTTGCTGGAAAGAAAATATCTTCCGCAACGGGAAATTATTCTGAAACTGCCATGTCTTATTGGCAGGTACAATTAGAAAAAAACCTTATTATCATTAAATTAAGATTAACAGAATTTCAGATAGGTAATTCGGTTTTAAACACTTCCAATGCTAGCTTTTTGGAAAAGCTACAGTTTATTGATGAAATACTAGATCAGTATACTTACAGACAAGAAAAGCCAACACAAGCCAGCGATCGCAATATAGTATTAAAACCACAAAATTCTTTAGAAGTTAGTAATGTTATTGAAAATCCAATAACTTCATCTCAAGGAACTGAGATGAGGGTTGAATCTGCTTTTAATAAATCAGGGCTTTTACCTAGAACTATTGGCAGAACCTTCAGTAGAATTCAAGAAGATTTTTCTCCAGAAGCTGAAGCAAAATTTGTGAGAAATTTTCGTATTTCTCAAAATAGAACAAGAATGGCAGTTAGATTTTTACTGTTGTTAGTCATTATACCAATGCTAACTCAGCATTTCTCTAAACCTTTGATAGAACCTATTATTGCAAGAGTAAGAGGCGAAACTCCAAATCAAATTTTTCTTAACTCTGAGATGGAAGAAGAAGCTTTTAAAGAATTAAAGAATTTTGAAAAAAAGCTTCAATTTCAACATTTCATCTCTCAAGCACCGCCTATTTCTCCGGAGTCAATAGAGCACCAAGTCAAAGAGAAGGCGCACGAACTTGTTGAGGAATTTCAAGCAAAAACTAATAGTGCTATTAGCAATATTTTTGCTGATTTATTAGCGCTGATTGCTTTTGCTTTAGTTATTGTTACAAGTCAGAAAGAAATTCTTGTCGTAAAAGCTTTTTTAGATAATATCATTTATGGTTTAAGTGATAGTGCTAAAGCTTTTTTAATTATCTTATTCACGGATACATTTGTAGGTTTTCACTCACCTCATGGATGGGAGGTGATTCTAGATAGTTTTGCGAAACATCTCGGACTTCCAGCCAATCAAAGCTTGATATCTTTATTTATTGCCACTTTTCCCGTAATTTTAGATACTATATTCAAGTACTGGATCTTCCGCTATCTCAGTCGGTTGTCTCCTTCCGCGCTAGCCACATATAAAGATATGAACGAGTAA
- a CDS encoding acylphosphatase: MQNTTPQSKQVRAHVFISGRVQGVGYRYATVETATQLRLTGWVRNLPNGDVEAVFEGTQEVVDEIIRWCYEGPPAAMVKDVHIEYEQPEGLQGFQVRR, encoded by the coding sequence ATGCAGAATACCACACCGCAGTCAAAGCAAGTTCGCGCCCACGTATTTATTTCTGGGAGAGTTCAAGGGGTAGGTTATCGCTATGCTACCGTGGAAACTGCCACCCAACTCAGATTAACGGGTTGGGTGCGGAATCTCCCTAATGGGGACGTAGAAGCAGTTTTTGAAGGAACTCAGGAGGTAGTAGATGAGATAATTCGTTGGTGTTATGAAGGCCCACCAGCTGCTATGGTGAAAGATGTGCATATAGAATACGAACAACCGGAAGGGCTGCAAGGATTTCAAGTGAGGCGCTAG
- a CDS encoding pyridoxal phosphate-dependent aminotransferase, translating into MKLAGRVSQVTPSITLAIAAKAKAMKAEGIDVCSFSAGEPDYDSPAHVKAAAQKALDDGKTKYGPAAGEPKLREAIARKLKTDNGLDYKAENVIVTNGGKHSLFNLILALIESGDEVIIPAPYWLSYPEMVTLADGVSVIVSTDASTGYKITPEQLRKAITPKTKLLILNSPSNPTGMVYTPDEIKAIAEIVVEKDILVVSDEIYEKILYDGAKHVSIGSVGEEIFARTIISNGFAKAYSMTGWRIGYLAGPLDLMKATITIQSHSTSNVCTFAQYGAIAALESSQDCVEQMRQGFAQRRQVMLERLNAIPGLTCIKPDGAFYLFPDISKTGLKSLDFCNALLEKEQVAVIPGIAFGADDNIRLSYATDMATIEKGMDRLERFVKLVTG; encoded by the coding sequence ATGAAGCTTGCAGGACGAGTGAGTCAGGTAACGCCTTCCATAACCTTAGCCATCGCTGCAAAAGCCAAGGCGATGAAGGCAGAGGGTATAGATGTTTGTAGTTTTAGCGCAGGAGAACCAGATTATGACAGTCCGGCGCACGTCAAGGCTGCTGCACAAAAAGCCCTAGATGATGGTAAGACTAAGTATGGACCAGCCGCAGGAGAACCAAAGTTAAGAGAAGCTATTGCCCGCAAGCTTAAAACTGATAACGGTTTGGATTACAAAGCAGAAAATGTCATTGTCACTAATGGTGGGAAACATTCTCTGTTCAATTTGATACTTGCGCTGATTGAATCAGGTGATGAGGTTATTATTCCTGCACCTTATTGGTTAAGCTATCCTGAGATGGTAACGCTTGCAGATGGGGTTTCAGTCATCGTTTCTACAGATGCTTCTACGGGTTATAAAATTACTCCCGAACAGTTACGTAAAGCGATTACCCCCAAGACGAAGTTATTAATTCTCAACTCGCCATCCAATCCTACAGGGATGGTTTATACCCCAGATGAAATCAAAGCAATAGCCGAGATAGTCGTTGAGAAAGATATCCTTGTCGTTTCTGACGAGATTTACGAAAAGATTCTTTATGACGGTGCAAAACACGTCAGTATTGGTTCGGTAGGAGAAGAAATTTTTGCTCGAACCATTATTAGTAATGGTTTTGCCAAAGCTTACTCCATGACAGGATGGCGCATAGGATACTTGGCAGGACCTCTCGATTTGATGAAAGCAACGATTACCATTCAAAGCCACAGTACATCTAATGTATGTACTTTTGCTCAATATGGTGCGATCGCAGCTTTGGAAAGTTCCCAAGACTGTGTCGAACAAATGCGCCAAGGTTTCGCACAACGGCGACAGGTGATGTTGGAAAGACTAAATGCAATTCCCGGACTCACCTGTATCAAACCTGATGGCGCTTTCTACCTATTTCCCGATATTAGCAAAACAGGGCTAAAATCTCTGGATTTCTGTAACGCCTTGCTAGAGAAAGAGCAAGTTGCAGTTATTCCAGGAATAGCCTTTGGTGCTGATGATAACATTCGCCTTTCCTATGCTACGGATATGGCAACAATTGAAAAGGGAATGGACAGATTGGAAAGGTTTGTAAAATTAGTGACTGGTTAA
- a CDS encoding glycosyltransferase family 2 protein, which translates to MIVKNEQTTLPKCLSSVKNLVDEMVVLDTGSTDNTPQIAKKFGAEVHHFEWCNDFSAARNEALKYVTGDWVLVLDADESLTQKIVPQLKEAIQREEYLLINLVRHEVGAEQSPYSLVSRLFRKHPEISFSRPYHALVDDSVSTLIDKEPHWQIGYLEGVAILHTGYQKDTIARQNKFAKAQAAMEKFFAAHPNDPYVCSKLGAVYVEQGKVIQGVELLARGVASAEENYDILYELYYHLGIAYSRLQNTRQAIAHYQAAIKLPIYPILKLGAYNNLGALFKASGDLNGAKIAYETALKIDPSFTIGYYNLGMTLKAMNLLKDAIAAYQKAIQLNPKYAEAYQNLGVVLLKLGYVEDSLTAFRSAIALHEQHNPEEAKRLRQGLKEMGLMANS; encoded by the coding sequence ATGATTGTCAAAAACGAACAAACAACGCTTCCTAAATGTCTGAGTAGCGTTAAGAACCTTGTTGATGAGATGGTTGTGTTAGACACAGGTTCAACAGATAATACTCCACAAATCGCTAAAAAATTTGGTGCTGAGGTACACCATTTTGAATGGTGCAATGACTTTAGTGCTGCTCGCAATGAAGCTTTAAAATATGTGACAGGTGATTGGGTTCTTGTACTTGACGCAGATGAATCTCTCACCCAAAAAATAGTACCGCAGTTAAAAGAAGCTATACAAAGGGAAGAATACCTGCTTATTAACCTGGTACGCCACGAAGTTGGTGCAGAACAATCTCCTTATTCCTTGGTTTCTCGCCTATTCCGCAAGCATCCTGAAATCTCCTTTTCTCGCCCTTACCACGCTTTGGTAGATGATAGTGTATCTACGCTGATCGATAAAGAACCGCATTGGCAAATTGGTTACTTGGAAGGAGTTGCCATTTTACATACAGGATATCAAAAAGATACTATAGCCCGACAGAATAAATTTGCTAAAGCACAAGCAGCAATGGAGAAGTTTTTTGCTGCTCATCCTAACGATCCCTATGTTTGTAGTAAATTGGGTGCAGTTTATGTAGAACAAGGCAAAGTCATACAAGGAGTAGAGTTGCTAGCGCGAGGAGTTGCTTCTGCTGAAGAGAACTACGATATTTTGTACGAACTTTATTACCATTTGGGTATTGCTTACAGTCGGCTGCAAAATACCAGACAGGCGATCGCTCACTATCAAGCTGCTATCAAATTACCTATTTATCCAATCCTAAAATTAGGAGCATATAACAATCTGGGTGCTCTGTTCAAAGCATCTGGAGATCTAAATGGTGCAAAAATAGCTTATGAAACAGCTTTAAAAATCGATCCCAGTTTTACAATAGGATACTATAATCTTGGCATGACATTAAAAGCAATGAATTTGCTCAAAGACGCGATCGCAGCTTATCAAAAAGCCATTCAATTAAATCCTAAATATGCCGAAGCTTACCAAAACCTGGGAGTTGTGCTATTAAAACTAGGCTATGTAGAAGATAGTTTAACTGCTTTTAGATCTGCGATCGCACTTCACGAACAACACAATCCCGAAGAGGCAAAACGACTGCGCCAAGGTTTGAAAGAGATGGGATTGATGGCTAATAGCTAG